From Woronichinia naegeliana WA131, the proteins below share one genomic window:
- a CDS encoding transposase — translation MYVIPPEKSAEFVSNMEDVLEIYHRPYDPNCPVICMDEQPIQLVKETRLPLPAKPGQPEAHDYEYERNGTANIFMFTEPLSGWRKTVVSERRTSVDWATEIKNLLDNDYADNDKVILVCDQLNTHKLASLYEAFEQGERI, via the coding sequence ATGTACGTGATTCCACCAGAAAAGAGTGCCGAATTTGTGTCTAACATGGAAGATGTTCTAGAAATTTATCACCGACCCTATGACCCCAATTGTCCAGTGATTTGCATGGATGAGCAACCTATACAATTGGTCAAAGAAACCCGCCTTCCTCTACCAGCCAAACCTGGACAGCCAGAGGCGCATGATTACGAATATGAACGCAATGGAACAGCCAATATCTTTATGTTTACAGAACCCTTGTCTGGGTGGCGAAAGACAGTTGTCAGTGAACGTAGAACATCGGTTGACTGGGCAACAGAAATTAAGAATTTACTCGATAACGACTATGCTGATAACGACAAAGTCATTTTAGTATGTGATCAGCTAAATACTCACAAACTTGCCTCACTATATGAAGCATTTGAGCAGGGCGAACGCATCTAA
- a CDS encoding helix-turn-helix domain-containing protein codes for MLKTYIVRLSQEERQTLKDLVSIGKGAAYKIKHANILLNIDVNGQGWTDEEAAAAFSCHRNTVANLRERLVNEGVESALSRKPRKTPPRQPIIDGEVEAKLIALRCGEPPAGQARWTLRLLADKAVELEIVPAISHETVRQVLKKTN; via the coding sequence ATGCTCAAGACCTATATTGTCCGATTAAGTCAAGAAGAACGTCAGACCCTAAAAGATTTGGTATCCATCGGCAAAGGAGCGGCTTACAAAATTAAGCACGCCAATATTCTGTTAAACATTGATGTGAATGGACAAGGATGGACGGATGAGGAAGCTGCCGCCGCCTTTAGTTGTCACCGTAACACAGTCGCCAATCTCAGGGAGCGATTGGTCAATGAAGGTGTGGAGTCAGCATTAAGCCGCAAGCCCCGCAAAACGCCGCCTCGTCAACCGATTATTGATGGAGAGGTAGAAGCAAAACTAATCGCCTTACGTTGTGGAGAACCGCCTGCTGGTCAAGCCCGTTGGACATTGAGGTTACTAGCCGACAAGGCGGTCGAGTTAGAAATTGTGCCAGCAATTAGTCACGAAACCGTGCGTCAAGTGTTAAAAAAAACGAACTAA
- a CDS encoding IS1 family transposase: protein MSGHKDEAFLRLKELLEPFGITQYYTDGWGAYERHIEPALHEVGKYNTQKIERKHLTLRTRIKRLARKTICFSKSIVMHDIVLGLFINRFEFGCLI from the coding sequence TTGTCTGGTCACAAAGACGAAGCATTTCTAAGGCTAAAAGAGTTGTTAGAACCTTTTGGTATTACTCAATATTATACAGATGGATGGGGGGCTTACGAACGACATATTGAGCCAGCATTGCATGAGGTGGGTAAGTATAATACTCAAAAAATCGAACGAAAGCACTTGACATTGAGAACTCGAATAAAGAGATTAGCGAGAAAAACGATTTGTTTCTCCAAATCTATTGTGATGCACGATATTGTCCTTGGATTATTTATCAATCGCTTTGAATTTGGATGTCTTATTTAG
- a CDS encoding ISAs1 family transposase gives MESFGKAKHQWLKKILELPNGIPSDDTFARVFASLNPEQFQDCFLHWVKSIAEVSEGEVIAIDGKTLRHSYDNANGKGAIQMVSAWATANRLVLGQCKVESKSNEITAIPKLLKMLEVKGCIVTIDAMGTQTKIAQQIVGRGGDYVLALKGNQGNLCEDVEQLFAHAQSVNFAGIKHDFHQTIDKGHGRIEIRRCWTMEQTEFLLGAEKWAKLTSICMIQAERRLKDKTEYETRLSTGQKM, from the coding sequence ATGGAAAGTTTCGGCAAGGCTAAACATCAATGGCTAAAAAAAATTTTGGAATTGCCGAATGGCATCCCCTCCGACGATACGTTTGCGCGTGTATTTGCTAGTCTGAATCCAGAGCAATTTCAAGACTGTTTTCTGCATTGGGTCAAAAGTATAGCGGAGGTAAGTGAAGGGGAAGTGATAGCGATTGACGGCAAAACCCTTCGCCACTCCTATGATAATGCCAACGGAAAGGGCGCAATTCAGATGGTAAGTGCATGGGCAACAGCAAATCGTCTAGTACTAGGACAGTGCAAAGTGGAAAGCAAATCGAATGAAATCACGGCGATTCCTAAACTCCTGAAAATGCTAGAGGTCAAAGGTTGTATTGTAACGATTGATGCCATGGGAACTCAGACAAAGATTGCCCAACAGATAGTAGGGCGAGGGGGAGATTATGTTTTGGCATTGAAAGGCAATCAAGGTAATCTATGTGAGGATGTTGAACAATTATTTGCTCATGCTCAATCGGTTAATTTTGCGGGAATTAAGCATGATTTTCATCAAACAATAGACAAGGGACATGGACGGATTGAAATTCGCCGTTGCTGGACGATGGAACAAACAGAATTTTTGCTGGGTGCGGAGAAATGGGCAAAGTTGACGAGCATCTGTATGATTCAAGCGGAGAGACGATTGAAAGACAAAACAGAGTATGAGACTCGCCTAAGTACAGGACAAAAAATGTAG
- a CDS encoding IS110 family transposase, which translates to MSEKEAILGIDISKEKFSAALLKGEKKSQVKEFANNLEGFEQLKKWLEQNQLERVHACLEATSTHGHSVATYLHSLGHIVSIVNPARIKGFAQSRLSRTKNDQADATTIARFCAALKPQAWTPPSPEMAQLQSYSRRLRALEQMATQEKNRLKTTVDESLIEDIEAHLVFLETQIDNVKKRQKELLNEYSSLKSQADLLTSIVGIGEPTAMTILAEIGDINQFSSARQLAAFAGLTPQEHQSGTSVKGKTRLCKIGNPHLRKALYFPALSSMRHCSPMKDLRERFLEAGKNKMQIVGVVMHKLIRIVYGVLKSGKPFDQTKLALPNVVLEEETDFLPASP; encoded by the coding sequence ATGAGCGAAAAAGAAGCCATTCTCGGCATAGATATTAGTAAAGAAAAATTCTCAGCCGCCTTACTCAAAGGAGAGAAAAAAAGTCAGGTTAAAGAATTTGCCAATAACCTTGAAGGGTTCGAGCAACTCAAAAAATGGTTGGAGCAAAACCAACTGGAAAGAGTTCATGCTTGTTTAGAGGCAACTAGTACGCACGGCCATTCAGTAGCAACTTATTTACACAGTTTAGGTCACATTGTCAGTATTGTTAATCCTGCCCGAATTAAGGGATTTGCTCAAAGTCGCTTGAGTCGAACAAAAAATGATCAAGCAGATGCCACAACGATTGCACGATTCTGTGCAGCCCTTAAACCACAAGCTTGGACACCTCCAAGTCCAGAAATGGCACAATTACAGTCTTATAGCCGTCGATTAAGAGCGTTAGAGCAGATGGCAACTCAAGAAAAAAATCGTTTAAAAACAACAGTTGATGAGAGTCTCATAGAAGATATTGAAGCTCATCTTGTGTTTTTAGAAACTCAAATTGACAATGTAAAAAAGCGACAAAAAGAATTGTTGAACGAATATAGTTCCCTAAAAAGTCAAGCAGATTTATTGACTTCGATTGTAGGAATTGGTGAGCCGACAGCAATGACCATTCTGGCAGAAATTGGCGATATTAATCAGTTTTCTTCTGCTCGTCAATTAGCGGCATTTGCGGGTTTAACACCTCAAGAGCATCAATCGGGAACCTCTGTTAAAGGGAAAACTCGGTTGTGTAAAATTGGTAATCCTCATTTACGTAAGGCTCTTTATTTTCCTGCATTGAGTTCTATGCGTCATTGTTCTCCCATGAAGGACTTGCGAGAACGGTTTTTAGAGGCAGGAAAAAATAAAATGCAGATCGTTGGGGTTGTAATGCACAAACTCATTCGGATTGTTTACGGGGTTCTCAAGTCAGGGAAACCGTTTGACCAGACTAAGTTGGCTCTTCCTAACGTTGTTTTAGAGGAGGAAACTGATTTTTTGCCTGCTTCCCCTTGA
- a CDS encoding helix-turn-helix domain-containing protein: MPRLAPKELKLEAKEREHLEKLINRHTTEQQIALRAKIVLLADEGENNREIARKLKISRKMASQWRERWIAGQKSEIEITERIKDAERSGAPAKFKREQILKLFKLACDDPKNYERPISHWTGRELAEELVKQGIVESISPRQVGRLWEEADIKPHQSGYWLNPPPDPNFGEKVNDICQAYESAILGEEKGEKTISLDEISR, from the coding sequence ATGCCCCGATTAGCCCCCAAAGAGTTAAAGTTGGAAGCAAAAGAACGAGAACATCTAGAAAAACTGATAAATCGTCATACAACAGAGCAGCAAATTGCCTTAAGGGCAAAAATAGTGCTTCTGGCAGATGAGGGAGAAAATAATCGAGAAATTGCTAGAAAATTAAAAATCAGCCGAAAAATGGCAAGTCAATGGAGAGAAAGATGGATAGCAGGACAGAAAAGTGAAATAGAAATAACAGAAAGAATCAAAGATGCTGAACGTAGTGGAGCACCCGCCAAGTTTAAACGCGAACAAATCTTGAAGTTGTTCAAATTAGCCTGTGATGACCCAAAGAATTATGAGCGTCCGATAAGTCACTGGACAGGACGAGAATTAGCCGAGGAATTAGTAAAGCAAGGAATAGTGGAAAGTATATCTCCTCGACAGGTAGGAAGATTATGGGAAGAAGCAGATATTAAACCCCATCAGTCAGGATACTGGCTGAATCCCCCCCCTGACCCAAATTTTGGGGAAAAAGTGAATGATATCTGCCAAGCCTATGAGAGTGCAATTTTAGGAGAGGAAAAGGGAGAAAAGACTATTTCTCTAGATGAAATCTCTAGATGA
- a CDS encoding ISAs1 family transposase yields MAKGFGARVLTPQQEKEVKIIKRSILKHFQCLKEPRTGRRQDHNLTAIVTIGILAVLSGADGFVAIEAYGKAKREWLEMFLELPKGIPSHDTFGRVFGMLETEELEKSFLSWISSLTEKMDIELIQISNSKFKAR; encoded by the coding sequence ATGGCAAAAGGCTTCGGCGCAAGAGTTCTAACCCCACAACAAGAAAAAGAAGTCAAAATTATCAAAAGAAGCATACTGAAACATTTTCAGTGCCTAAAAGAACCGAGAACAGGGAGAAGGCAAGACCATAACTTAACAGCAATTGTCACCATAGGAATATTGGCAGTATTGTCAGGGGCAGATGGCTTCGTAGCAATTGAAGCCTATGGCAAAGCCAAACGAGAATGGCTAGAAATGTTTCTAGAGTTACCAAAGGGAATTCCCTCTCACGATACCTTTGGAAGAGTATTTGGAATGTTGGAAACAGAAGAACTAGAAAAAAGTTTTCTGAGCTGGATAAGCAGTCTAACGGAGAAAATGGACATAGAGCTGATACAGATCAGCAATTCTAAATTTAAGGCGAGGTAA